From the genome of Lotus japonicus ecotype B-129 chromosome 6, LjGifu_v1.2, one region includes:
- the LOC130722406 gene encoding amino acid transporter AVT6C-like encodes MSPSAGVHVPLLPGSKPAAPPASVSGAVFNVATSIVGAGIMSIPALLKVLGVIPAFAMILVVAVLAEISVDYLMRFTHSGETKTYAGVMREAFGPPGALTAQVCVIINNLGGLILYLIIIGDVLSGNHSGDEVHLGILQQWFGIHWWNSREFAMFVTSVLVMLPLVLYRRVESLKYSSAVSTFLAVAFVGICCGLAIIAMVQGKTQTPRLFPQLDYQTSFFDLFTAVPVVVTAFTFHFNVHPIGFELAKASDMTLAVRLALMLCAVIYFVIGLFGYLLFGDSTQSDILINFDQSADSAVGSFLNSLIRVSYALHIMLVFPLLNFSLRANLDEILFPKKPLLATDNKRFVILTLVLLAFSYLASIAIPDIWYFFQFLGSSSAVCLAFIFPGMIVLRDAYGISTRRDKIIALVMIILAVVTSVIAISTNIYNAFSSKS; translated from the exons ATGTCTCCGTCGGCCGGAGTCCACGTCCCCCTCCTACCGGGATCCAAACCAGCGGCTCCGCCGGCGTCCGTATCCGGCGCCGTTTTCAATGTCGCCACCAGCATCGTCGGCGCCGGAATCATGTCGATCCCGGCGCTCCTGAAGGTTCTCGGTGTGATCCCCGCTTTCGCCATGATTCTGGTCGTCGCCGTGCTGGCGGAAATCTCCGTCGACTATCTCATGCGGTTCACGCATTCCGGCGAAACCAAGACCTACGCCGGCGTCATGAGGGAGGCGTTTGGGCCGCCCGGAGCTTTAACCGCGCAAGTTTGTGTGATAATCAACAACCTGGGGGGTCTAATTCTCTACCTAATCATCATCG GGGATGTGCTATCTGGGAACCACAGCGGAGATGAAGTGCACTTGGGCATTTTGCAACAGTGGTTTGGAATTCACTGGTGGAATTCCCGGGAATTCGCCATGTTTGTCACCTCGGTCTTGGTTATGCTTCCGTTGGTCTTGTACCGGCGTGTAG AGTCCTTGAAGTACAGTTCTGCAGTATCAACTTTTCTTGCAGTGGCATTTGTTGGCATATGTTGTGGATTGGCTATTATTGCTATGGTGCAAGGAAAAACACAGACTCCTAGATTGTTCCCTCAGTTAGACTACCAAACCTCCTTCTTTGATCTCTTCACTGCAGTTCCTGTTGTAGTCACAGCCTTCACATTTCATTTTAATG TGCATCCAATTGGGTTTGAGCTTGCCAAGGCATCTGACATGACGCTAGCAGTTCGATTAGCATTAATGCTTTGTGCTGTTATCTACTTTGTGATTGGACTATTTGGGTACTTGTTATTTGGGGATTCAACTCAATCAGACATTCTCATCAATTTTGACCAGAGTGCTGATTCTGCAGTTGGTTCCTTTCTCAATAGCTTAATCCGTGTAAGCTATGCACTCCATATAATGCTGGTATTCCCTCTATTGAACTTCTCCTTGAGGGCCAATCTTGATGAAATCCTATTCCCCAAGAAGCCTCTGCTAGCCACAGACAACAAAAGATTTGTGATCCTCACTCTGGTGCTGCTAGCCTTCTCCTACCTTGCTTCTATAGCAATCCCAGATATTTggtatttctttcagtttttggGTTCATCATCTGCAGTTTGCCTTGCCTTCATTTTTCCTGGCATGATTGTTTTAAG GGATGCATATGGTATATCAACAAGAAGGGATAAAATTATAGCACTGGTTATGATAATACTAGCTGTAGTGACAAGTGTGATTGCCATTTCCACCAACATATACAATGCTTTTAGCAGCAAGTCATAA
- the LOC130722407 gene encoding uncharacterized protein LOC130722407 isoform X7 yields MKVVCCFFPSEAESPRGVDGGAFSFRSCNVGGESDSHYDSNMGLAGAVAEAKEDGKPSERCQGLQSQPCKLNLFSNDSKQNYMLKVRLPIKLSTNMSSFTQDCCSFFVSFTVTVPAKNLLLVLPLVVADQL; encoded by the exons atgaaggtgGTTTGTTGTTTTTTTCCTAG TGAGGCCGAGTCACCGAGAGGTGTAGATGGAGGTGCTTTCAGTTTCAGGAGCTGCAATGTGGGTGGTGAGAGTGATAGTCACTATGATTCCAATATGGGCCTTGCTGGTGCTGTGGCTGAGGCCAAAGAAGATGGAAAACCTTCTGAGAGATGTCAAGGTCTTCAAAGCCAACCTTGCAAGCTTAACCTTTTCAGTAACGACTCCAAGCAAAACTACATGCTCAAGGTGCGCCTTCCGATCAAACTGTCCACAAATATG TCCTCCTTTACTCAAGATTGTTGCTCCTTCTTCGTGAGCTTTACTGTCACCGTTCCTGCCAAAAATCTTCTGCTTGTCTTACCATTGGTAGTTGCAGATCAGCTTTGA
- the LOC130722407 gene encoding uncharacterized protein LOC130722407 isoform X9: MKVVCCFFPSEAESPRGVDGGAFSFRSCNVGGESDSHYDSNMGLAGAVAEAKEDGKPSERCQGLQSQPCKLNLFSNDSKQNYMLKVRLPIKLSTNMISFEDRSGGEKETKLNKCRSALLDLPSIVKSC; the protein is encoded by the exons atgaaggtgGTTTGTTGTTTTTTTCCTAG TGAGGCCGAGTCACCGAGAGGTGTAGATGGAGGTGCTTTCAGTTTCAGGAGCTGCAATGTGGGTGGTGAGAGTGATAGTCACTATGATTCCAATATGGGCCTTGCTGGTGCTGTGGCTGAGGCCAAAGAAGATGGAAAACCTTCTGAGAGATGTCAAGGTCTTCAAAGCCAACCTTGCAAGCTTAACCTTTTCAGTAACGACTCCAAGCAAAACTACATGCTCAAGGTGCGCCTTCCGATCAAACTGTCCACAAATATG ATCAGCTTTGAAGATAGGAGTGGTGGAGAAAAGGagacaaagttaaataaatGCAGATCGGCATTGCTCGATTTGCCTTCAAT
- the LOC130722407 gene encoding uncharacterized protein LOC130722407 isoform X8 yields MKVVCCFFPSEAESPRGVDGGAFSFRSCNVGGESDSHYDSNMGLAGAVAEAKEDGKPSERCQGLQSQPCKLNLFSNDSKQNYMLKVRLPIKLSTNMISFEDRSGGEKETKLNKCRSALLDLPSMFGTS; encoded by the exons atgaaggtgGTTTGTTGTTTTTTTCCTAG TGAGGCCGAGTCACCGAGAGGTGTAGATGGAGGTGCTTTCAGTTTCAGGAGCTGCAATGTGGGTGGTGAGAGTGATAGTCACTATGATTCCAATATGGGCCTTGCTGGTGCTGTGGCTGAGGCCAAAGAAGATGGAAAACCTTCTGAGAGATGTCAAGGTCTTCAAAGCCAACCTTGCAAGCTTAACCTTTTCAGTAACGACTCCAAGCAAAACTACATGCTCAAGGTGCGCCTTCCGATCAAACTGTCCACAAATATG ATCAGCTTTGAAGATAGGAGTGGTGGAGAAAAGGagacaaagttaaataaatGCAGATCGGCATTGCTCGATTTGCCTTCAAT gtttggaacgagttga
- the LOC130722407 gene encoding uncharacterized protein LOC130722407 isoform X2 translates to MKVVCCFFPSEAESPRGVDGGAFSFRSCNVGGESDSHYDSNMGLAGAVAEAKEDGKPSERCQGLQSQPCKLNLFSNDSKQNYMLKVRLPIKLSTNMISFEDRSGGEKETKLNKCRSALLDLPSMITIDWKGILRVRIYGTKHHFGRGQ, encoded by the exons atgaaggtgGTTTGTTGTTTTTTTCCTAG TGAGGCCGAGTCACCGAGAGGTGTAGATGGAGGTGCTTTCAGTTTCAGGAGCTGCAATGTGGGTGGTGAGAGTGATAGTCACTATGATTCCAATATGGGCCTTGCTGGTGCTGTGGCTGAGGCCAAAGAAGATGGAAAACCTTCTGAGAGATGTCAAGGTCTTCAAAGCCAACCTTGCAAGCTTAACCTTTTCAGTAACGACTCCAAGCAAAACTACATGCTCAAGGTGCGCCTTCCGATCAAACTGTCCACAAATATG ATCAGCTTTGAAGATAGGAGTGGTGGAGAAAAGGagacaaagttaaataaatGCAGATCGGCATTGCTCGATTTGCCTTCAAT GATTACAATTGACTGGAAAGGTATATTGAGAGTAAGAATATATGGGACTAAGCATCATTTTGGACGAGGCCAATAA
- the LOC130722407 gene encoding uncharacterized protein LOC130722407 isoform X3, protein MKVVCCFFPSEAESPRGVDGGAFSFRSCNVGGESDSHYDSNMGLAGAVAEAKEDGKPSERCQGLQSQPCKLNLFSNDSKQNYMLKVRLPIKLSTNMISFEDRSGGEKETKLNKCRSALLDLPSIDEEYSMELNLCASGDEDLKNCG, encoded by the exons atgaaggtgGTTTGTTGTTTTTTTCCTAG TGAGGCCGAGTCACCGAGAGGTGTAGATGGAGGTGCTTTCAGTTTCAGGAGCTGCAATGTGGGTGGTGAGAGTGATAGTCACTATGATTCCAATATGGGCCTTGCTGGTGCTGTGGCTGAGGCCAAAGAAGATGGAAAACCTTCTGAGAGATGTCAAGGTCTTCAAAGCCAACCTTGCAAGCTTAACCTTTTCAGTAACGACTCCAAGCAAAACTACATGCTCAAGGTGCGCCTTCCGATCAAACTGTCCACAAATATG ATCAGCTTTGAAGATAGGAGTGGTGGAGAAAAGGagacaaagttaaataaatGCAGATCGGCATTGCTCGATTTGCCTTCAAT CGATGAAGAATATTCGATGGAGCTTAACCTTTGTGCGAGtggagatgaggacttgaagaactgtggatga
- the LOC130722407 gene encoding uncharacterized protein LOC130722407 isoform X10 yields MKVVCCFFPSEAESPRGVDGGAFSFRSCNVGGESDSHYDSNMGLAGAVAEAKEDGKPSERCQGLQSQPCKLNLFSNDSKQNYMLKISFEDRSGGEKETKLNKCRSALLDLPSIVKSC; encoded by the exons atgaaggtgGTTTGTTGTTTTTTTCCTAG TGAGGCCGAGTCACCGAGAGGTGTAGATGGAGGTGCTTTCAGTTTCAGGAGCTGCAATGTGGGTGGTGAGAGTGATAGTCACTATGATTCCAATATGGGCCTTGCTGGTGCTGTGGCTGAGGCCAAAGAAGATGGAAAACCTTCTGAGAGATGTCAAGGTCTTCAAAGCCAACCTTGCAAGCTTAACCTTTTCAGTAACGACTCCAAGCAAAACTACATGCTCAAG ATCAGCTTTGAAGATAGGAGTGGTGGAGAAAAGGagacaaagttaaataaatGCAGATCGGCATTGCTCGATTTGCCTTCAAT
- the LOC130722407 gene encoding uncharacterized protein LOC130722407 isoform X6 produces MKVVCCFFPSEAESPRGVDGGAFSFRSCNVGGESDSHYDSNMGLAGAVAEAKEDGKPSERCQGLQSQPCKLNLFSNDSKQNYMLKISFEDRSGGEKETKLNKCRSALLDLPSIDEEYSMELNLCASGDEDLKNCG; encoded by the exons atgaaggtgGTTTGTTGTTTTTTTCCTAG TGAGGCCGAGTCACCGAGAGGTGTAGATGGAGGTGCTTTCAGTTTCAGGAGCTGCAATGTGGGTGGTGAGAGTGATAGTCACTATGATTCCAATATGGGCCTTGCTGGTGCTGTGGCTGAGGCCAAAGAAGATGGAAAACCTTCTGAGAGATGTCAAGGTCTTCAAAGCCAACCTTGCAAGCTTAACCTTTTCAGTAACGACTCCAAGCAAAACTACATGCTCAAG ATCAGCTTTGAAGATAGGAGTGGTGGAGAAAAGGagacaaagttaaataaatGCAGATCGGCATTGCTCGATTTGCCTTCAAT CGATGAAGAATATTCGATGGAGCTTAACCTTTGTGCGAGtggagatgaggacttgaagaactgtggatga
- the LOC130722407 gene encoding uncharacterized protein LOC130722407 isoform X5, with protein sequence MKVVCCFFPSEAESPRGVDGGAFSFRSCNVGGESDSHYDSNMGLAGAVAEAKEDGKPSERCQGLQSQPCKLNLFSNDSKQNYMLKISFEDRSGGEKETKLNKCRSALLDLPSMITIDWKGILRVRIYGTKHHFGRGQ encoded by the exons atgaaggtgGTTTGTTGTTTTTTTCCTAG TGAGGCCGAGTCACCGAGAGGTGTAGATGGAGGTGCTTTCAGTTTCAGGAGCTGCAATGTGGGTGGTGAGAGTGATAGTCACTATGATTCCAATATGGGCCTTGCTGGTGCTGTGGCTGAGGCCAAAGAAGATGGAAAACCTTCTGAGAGATGTCAAGGTCTTCAAAGCCAACCTTGCAAGCTTAACCTTTTCAGTAACGACTCCAAGCAAAACTACATGCTCAAG ATCAGCTTTGAAGATAGGAGTGGTGGAGAAAAGGagacaaagttaaataaatGCAGATCGGCATTGCTCGATTTGCCTTCAAT GATTACAATTGACTGGAAAGGTATATTGAGAGTAAGAATATATGGGACTAAGCATCATTTTGGACGAGGCCAATAA